One Sphingomonas sp. FARSPH DNA segment encodes these proteins:
- a CDS encoding 3TM-type holin yields the protein MSGEGAGGAAPDTDPWVRRARPMFLYVMYALLLWAIPMGLLAAVRPDAAAAMAAGMAAYLRAIPEPLYALFGTGYVGYTVARSWGKARGVE from the coding sequence ATGAGCGGCGAAGGGGCGGGCGGCGCGGCGCCCGATACCGATCCCTGGGTGCGGCGCGCGCGGCCGATGTTCCTGTACGTCATGTATGCGTTGCTGCTGTGGGCGATCCCGATGGGGTTGCTCGCGGCGGTGCGGCCGGATGCGGCGGCGGCGATGGCGGCGGGCATGGCGGCCTATCTGCGCGCGATCCCGGAGCCGCTCTACGCACTCTTCGGCACGGGCTATGTCGGCTATACGGTGGCGCGCAGCTGGGGGAAGGCGCGGGGGGTGGAATGA
- a CDS encoding alpha/beta hydrolase, translated as MTDTPRPRLAYHHTPGAGPTIIFLPGYASDMTGTKAVALEAWAKDTGRAFLRFDYAGCGQSEGAFEDQTLAGWRDDVLAMVDEVAGGDVVLVGSSMGGWLMLLAARMRPDRVRGLVGIAPAPDFTDWGFSMDEKMAMLQTGRLERANPYGPEPTVYTRGFFTSGEANRLMFGEIAIDGPVRLVQGQRDPDVPWHRTCRLAELIRSADVQTWLVKDGDHRLSRDTDIALIVRAVEDVLHRL; from the coding sequence ATGACCGACACCCCGCGCCCCCGCCTCGCCTATCACCACACGCCGGGCGCCGGCCCGACGATTATCTTCCTGCCCGGCTACGCCTCCGACATGACGGGGACGAAGGCGGTCGCGCTGGAGGCATGGGCGAAGGACACCGGCCGCGCCTTCCTGCGCTTCGACTATGCCGGCTGCGGCCAGAGCGAGGGCGCGTTCGAGGACCAGACGCTCGCCGGCTGGCGCGACGACGTGCTCGCGATGGTCGACGAGGTCGCGGGCGGCGACGTCGTGCTGGTCGGATCGTCGATGGGCGGCTGGCTGATGCTGCTCGCCGCGCGGATGCGGCCCGACCGGGTCAGGGGCCTGGTCGGCATCGCGCCCGCACCCGACTTCACCGACTGGGGCTTCTCGATGGACGAGAAGATGGCGATGCTGCAGACCGGCCGCCTCGAACGCGCCAACCCCTATGGCCCCGAGCCGACGGTCTACACGCGCGGCTTCTTCACCTCGGGCGAGGCGAACCGGCTGATGTTCGGCGAGATCGCGATCGACGGCCCCGTCCGGCTGGTGCAGGGCCAGCGCGATCCCGACGTGCCGTGGCATCGCACCTGCCGCCTTGCCGAGCTGATCCGTTCAGCGGACGTGCAGACGTGGCTGGTCAAGGACGGCGACCACCGCCTGTCGCGCGATACCGACATCGCGCTGATCGTCCGCGCGGTCGAGGACGTGCTGCACCGTTTATGA
- the hslV gene encoding ATP-dependent protease subunit HslV, which translates to MPVWHGTTILSVRRGGKVVVIGDGQVSMGQTVMKPNARKVRRLGADGPDGKGQVIGGFAGATADAFTLFERLEAKLERHQGQLMRAAVELAKDWRTDKYLRNLEAMMIVADKDVTLILTGNGDVLEPENGIAAIGSGGNYALAAARALVDYEGDAETICRKAMQIAADVCVYTNDRVTVETLDSAA; encoded by the coding sequence ATGCCGGTGTGGCATGGCACCACCATCCTTTCGGTCCGTCGCGGCGGCAAGGTCGTCGTGATCGGCGACGGCCAGGTTTCCATGGGCCAGACCGTGATGAAGCCCAATGCGCGCAAGGTGCGGCGGCTGGGCGCGGATGGGCCGGATGGCAAGGGGCAGGTGATCGGCGGCTTCGCCGGCGCGACGGCGGACGCCTTCACATTGTTCGAGCGGCTGGAGGCGAAACTGGAGCGGCACCAGGGGCAGCTGATGCGCGCCGCGGTAGAGCTGGCCAAGGACTGGCGCACCGACAAATATCTGCGCAACCTGGAGGCGATGATGATCGTCGCCGACAAGGACGTGACGCTGATCCTGACCGGCAACGGCGACGTGCTGGAGCCGGAGAACGGCATCGCCGCGATCGGATCGGGCGGCAATTACGCGCTCGCCGCGGCCCGCGCGCTGGTCGATTACGAGGGCGATGCCGAGACGATCTGTCGCAAGGCGATGCAGATCGCCGCGGACGTTTGCGTCTATACCAACGATCGCGTGACGGTGGAGACGCTGGACAGCGCGGCCTAA
- the gloB gene encoding hydroxyacylglutathione hydrolase: MTAAPIEIVRVPVLADNYAWLIHDPASGETVAVDPGEAQPLLDVAAQRGWTIGQVWTTHWHPDHTGGNAAMRDAGARITGPAAEAAKIPTLDATVDEGDTVRIGDHVAHVLHVPGHTAGHIAFHLAEDEAIFTGDTLFAMGCGRLFEGDAGQMFANMRRYAALPDATRVYCGHEYTQSNGRFARAAEPANDAIAARMADVDAARARGEATVPTTIGLERATNPFLRAGSAEELARLRAEKDAFRG, encoded by the coding sequence ATGACCGCCGCCCCGATCGAGATCGTCCGCGTCCCCGTCCTCGCCGACAATTACGCCTGGCTGATCCACGATCCCGCCAGCGGCGAGACGGTCGCGGTCGATCCGGGCGAGGCGCAGCCGCTGCTCGACGTCGCCGCGCAGCGCGGCTGGACGATCGGCCAGGTGTGGACGACGCACTGGCACCCCGACCACACCGGCGGCAATGCCGCGATGCGCGACGCCGGCGCGCGGATCACCGGCCCCGCAGCGGAGGCGGCGAAAATCCCGACGCTCGATGCGACGGTGGACGAGGGCGACACGGTGCGCATCGGCGATCACGTCGCGCACGTGCTCCACGTCCCCGGCCATACCGCCGGCCACATCGCCTTCCATCTCGCCGAGGACGAGGCGATCTTCACCGGCGACACGCTGTTCGCGATGGGCTGCGGCCGCTTGTTCGAGGGTGATGCGGGCCAGATGTTCGCCAACATGCGCCGCTATGCCGCTTTGCCCGATGCGACGCGCGTCTATTGCGGGCACGAATATACGCAATCGAACGGTCGCTTCGCCCGCGCCGCGGAGCCGGCCAATGATGCGATCGCCGCGCGGATGGCGGACGTCGACGCCGCCCGCGCGCGCGGCGAGGCGACGGTGCCGACGACGATCGGCCTCGAGCGCGCCACCAATCCCTTTCTACGCGCCGGATCGGCGGAGGAGCTTGCCCGGTTGCGCGCCGAAAAGGATGCGTTTCGCGGCTGA
- a CDS encoding VOC family protein — protein MMSTQYLHTMIRVTDPDATIRFFGLLGLKEVRRMENEAGRFTLIFLATEDDAKIGARRGEVELTYNWPAEDGSESEGYTGGRNFGHLAYRVENIYDMCAALQDAGMTINRPPRDGHMAFVKTPDGISIELLQAGEPLAPAEPWRSMPNTGTW, from the coding sequence ATGATGTCGACCCAATATCTCCACACCATGATCCGCGTCACCGATCCCGACGCGACGATCCGCTTTTTCGGCCTGCTCGGGCTGAAGGAAGTGCGCAGGATGGAGAATGAGGCAGGCCGCTTCACGCTCATCTTCCTCGCCACCGAGGACGATGCGAAGATCGGCGCGCGCCGGGGCGAGGTGGAACTGACCTACAACTGGCCCGCCGAGGACGGCAGCGAGTCGGAAGGCTATACCGGCGGCCGCAATTTCGGCCACCTCGCCTATCGTGTCGAGAACATCTACGACATGTGCGCGGCGTTGCAGGACGCGGGCATGACGATCAACCGCCCGCCGCGCGACGGCCATATGGCGTTCGTCAAGACGCCCGACGGCATCTCGATCGAACTGCTTCAGGCCGGCGAGCCGCTCGCGCCCGCCGAACCGTGGCGGTCGATGCCCAACACCGGGACCTGGTAA
- a CDS encoding glycoside hydrolase family 108 protein has product MDVDALIDAVIAREGGFVDHPADRGRATRWGITAAVARAEGYDGPIAALPRGVAAVIYRRLYWEAAGLPALAIRAPRLAAELFDTGVNMGVATAAVFLQRALNALNRGAQDYPDLAVDGAIGGRTLAALDAFLARRGKAGETVLVRAVEALQGERYIRLAERRPANEAFVYGWLAGRIG; this is encoded by the coding sequence ATGGACGTGGACGCACTGATCGATGCGGTGATCGCGCGCGAGGGGGGCTTTGTCGATCATCCGGCGGATCGCGGCAGGGCGACGCGGTGGGGTATCACCGCGGCAGTCGCGCGGGCGGAAGGCTATGACGGGCCGATCGCCGCGCTGCCACGCGGCGTCGCGGCGGTGATCTATCGGCGGCTTTATTGGGAGGCGGCGGGGCTGCCCGCTTTGGCGATCCGCGCGCCACGGCTGGCGGCCGAGCTGTTCGACACCGGCGTCAACATGGGCGTCGCGACCGCGGCGGTGTTTCTGCAACGCGCGCTCAACGCGCTGAACCGTGGGGCGCAGGATTATCCCGACCTGGCCGTCGACGGCGCGATCGGCGGGCGGACGCTCGCCGCGCTCGATGCATTTCTGGCGCGGCGCGGCAAGGCGGGCGAGACGGTGCTGGTGCGCGCGGTCGAGGCGTTGCAGGGCGAACGGTATATCCGCCTTGCCGAGCGGCGCCCGGCGAACGAGGCGTTCGTCTATGGCTGGCTGGCGGGGCGCATCGGATGA
- a CDS encoding SIMPL domain-containing protein — protein MESGVSTRARNTGLWIAALILAVGIVLGGYLLGDGLLRAKHADRAVTVRGLAERNVTADLAVWTLNYSEQGTDTGAVQADIERDTATVRRFFAALGFPASALTPTGAGVNQNFVNGVQTVTISQRLQLRTTDIARARAAAARQFDLVRQGVRLQEGSGMTYSFTKLNDIKPAMVAAATRDARASAEQFAKDSGTGVGGIKSATQGYFSVEARDGEQGGGYGSADTPFKKVRVVTTVEFYLE, from the coding sequence ATGGAAAGCGGGGTTTCGACGCGCGCGCGCAATACGGGTCTGTGGATCGCGGCGCTGATCCTGGCGGTGGGCATCGTGCTGGGCGGCTATCTATTGGGCGACGGGCTGCTGCGCGCGAAACATGCCGATCGCGCGGTGACGGTGCGCGGGCTCGCCGAACGCAACGTCACGGCGGACCTGGCGGTATGGACGCTCAACTATTCGGAACAGGGCACCGACACCGGCGCGGTGCAGGCGGACATCGAGCGCGACACCGCGACGGTGCGGCGGTTCTTCGCCGCCCTCGGCTTTCCGGCAAGCGCGCTGACGCCGACCGGGGCGGGGGTGAACCAAAATTTCGTCAACGGCGTGCAGACGGTGACGATCAGCCAGCGCCTGCAACTGCGCACCACCGACATCGCGAGGGCGCGGGCCGCGGCGGCGCGGCAGTTCGACCTCGTCCGCCAGGGCGTGCGGCTGCAGGAAGGATCGGGGATGACGTACAGCTTCACCAAGCTCAACGACATCAAGCCCGCGATGGTCGCGGCGGCGACGCGCGACGCGCGCGCATCGGCGGAGCAGTTCGCCAAGGACAGCGGCACCGGCGTCGGCGGGATCAAGAGCGCGACGCAGGGCTATTTCTCGGTCGAGGCCCGCGACGGGGAGCAGGGCGGTGGCTATGGCAGCGCCGATACGCCCTTCAAGAAGGTGCGCGTCGTGACGACGGTGGAATTCTACCTGGAATAG
- a CDS encoding NUDIX hydrolase — protein sequence MTANTTRDAAARTMWEGKYLAVRQQGTWEFAERRGAIDAAVIVALDGAGQLLLVEQHRVPIGRACLELPAGLVGDEEAGESIADAARRELEEETGYRAAIVEERGLFYSSPGMTSEAFTLILATGLTRTGDGGGDHDENITVHRVPLDGVAGFVAQKRREGIGIDAKLLLVLGGGLLDELRG from the coding sequence ATGACCGCCAACACGACGCGCGACGCCGCCGCCCGCACGATGTGGGAGGGCAAGTATCTGGCCGTCCGCCAGCAAGGCACGTGGGAATTCGCCGAGCGCCGCGGCGCGATCGACGCCGCGGTGATCGTCGCGCTCGACGGCGCCGGGCAGTTGCTCCTCGTCGAGCAACATCGCGTGCCGATCGGCCGCGCCTGCCTCGAACTGCCCGCCGGCCTCGTCGGCGACGAGGAGGCGGGCGAGAGCATCGCCGACGCCGCGCGCCGCGAGCTGGAGGAGGAAACCGGCTACCGCGCCGCGATCGTCGAGGAGCGCGGCCTTTTCTACTCGTCGCCCGGCATGACGTCGGAGGCGTTCACGCTGATCCTCGCGACGGGCCTCACCCGCACCGGCGACGGCGGCGGCGACCATGACGAGAACATCACCGTCCATCGCGTGCCGCTCGACGGCGTCGCCGGCTTCGTCGCGCAGAAGCGTCGCGAGGGGATCGGCATCGACGCTAAATTGCTGCTCGTGCTGGGCGGCGGGTTGCTCGACGAACTGCGCGGCTAA
- the hslU gene encoding ATP-dependent protease ATPase subunit HslU: MNQNLTPKTIVAALDAHIVGQRDAKRAVAVALRNRWRRQQLSPDLRDEVTPKNILMIGPTGCGKTEISRRLAKLADAPFVKVEATKFTEVGYVGRDVEQIARDLVEEAIRLEKERRRVAVKDKAEEAAMKRLLDALVGKDASQATRESFRQRFADRHLDASEIEIEVEQAAAAPFDIPGAGAQMINLSEMMKSFSGGQPLKRRKLTVRAAWEKLIEEEADKRLDQDDVNRTALADAEANGIVFLDEIDKIAVSDVRGGSVSREGVQRDLLPLIEGTTVATKYGPMKTDHILFIASGAFHVAKPSDLLPELQGRLPIRVELKGLSEADFIAILSDTKASLPAQYKALLATEGVAVDFAADGIAAIARIAAEVNGQVENIGARRLQTVMEKLLEDVSFDAEDRKDPVVVDAAYVEAQLAGIARNTDLSRFVL, translated from the coding sequence ATGAACCAGAACCTCACCCCCAAGACGATCGTCGCCGCGCTCGATGCGCATATCGTCGGCCAGCGCGACGCCAAGCGCGCCGTCGCGGTCGCGCTGCGCAACCGCTGGCGGCGCCAGCAGCTGTCGCCGGACCTGCGCGACGAGGTGACGCCCAAGAACATCCTGATGATCGGGCCGACCGGCTGCGGCAAGACCGAGATAAGCCGGCGGCTCGCGAAGCTCGCCGACGCCCCCTTCGTCAAGGTCGAGGCGACCAAATTCACCGAGGTCGGCTATGTCGGCCGCGACGTCGAACAGATCGCGCGCGACCTGGTCGAGGAGGCGATCCGGCTGGAGAAGGAGCGCCGCCGCGTCGCGGTGAAGGACAAGGCGGAAGAGGCGGCGATGAAGCGGCTGCTCGACGCTTTGGTCGGCAAGGATGCGAGCCAGGCGACGCGCGAGAGCTTTCGCCAGCGGTTCGCCGACAGGCACCTCGATGCGTCGGAGATCGAGATCGAGGTGGAGCAGGCGGCCGCTGCGCCCTTCGACATCCCCGGCGCCGGCGCGCAGATGATCAACCTGTCGGAAATGATGAAGTCCTTCTCCGGCGGCCAGCCGCTTAAGCGCCGCAAGCTGACGGTGCGCGCGGCGTGGGAGAAATTGATCGAGGAAGAGGCGGACAAGCGCCTCGACCAGGACGACGTCAACCGCACCGCGCTGGCGGATGCGGAGGCGAACGGCATCGTCTTTCTCGACGAGATCGACAAGATCGCCGTGTCCGACGTGCGTGGCGGGTCGGTAAGCCGCGAGGGCGTGCAGCGCGACCTCTTGCCGCTGATCGAGGGCACGACGGTGGCGACCAAATACGGGCCGATGAAGACGGACCATATCCTGTTCATCGCGTCGGGCGCGTTCCACGTCGCCAAGCCGAGCGACCTGTTGCCCGAGTTGCAGGGGCGCCTGCCGATCCGTGTCGAGCTGAAGGGGCTGAGCGAGGCGGATTTCATCGCCATCCTGTCGGACACCAAGGCGTCGCTGCCCGCGCAATACAAGGCGTTGCTGGCGACGGAGGGCGTCGCAGTGGACTTCGCGGCCGACGGCATCGCGGCGATCGCGCGCATCGCCGCCGAGGTGAACGGCCAGGTCGAGAATATCGGCGCGCGGCGGCTGCAGACGGTGATGGAGAAATTGCTCGAGGACGTCAGCTTCGACGCGGAGGATCGCAAGGACCCCGTCGTCGTCGACGCGGCCTATGTCGAGGCGCAGCTGGCGGGGATCGCGCGCAACACCGACCTCAGCCGCTTCGTGCTGTGA
- a CDS encoding M24 family metallopeptidase: MIATSDAATEIAAIRPPETRAPAITAAEYVARLDKARGLTAALGADALVVHTGASLRYFTGVPWGASERMVALLLPVRGAPSIVCPRFEEGTLRADLTIDADLRLWEEDEDPAALVADALPRGAKVAIDPLFPFAWGEKLRRLGLDAINGAAAIDGCRMVKSAAELALLAEAKAMTLEVQARAARILRPGIAAGEVVRFIDAAHRAITGGTGSYFCIVQFGRATAFPHGLPGEQYLEDDQLVLIDTGTTVGGYHSDITRTYAFGAVGAEVEDIWHLEKAAQAAAFAAAAPGVSCEAVDAAARGVIAAAGLGPDYRLPGLPHRTGHGIGMSIHEPAYLVRGDTTPLAPGMCFSNEPMIVVPERFGVRLEDHFHVTDDGAAWFTEPQVSLMQPFG, encoded by the coding sequence ATGATCGCCACATCCGACGCCGCGACCGAAATCGCCGCGATCCGCCCGCCGGAAACGCGCGCGCCGGCGATCACCGCCGCCGAATATGTCGCGCGGCTGGACAAGGCGCGCGGCCTGACCGCGGCGCTGGGTGCGGACGCGCTGGTCGTCCATACGGGGGCGTCGCTGCGCTATTTCACCGGGGTGCCGTGGGGCGCGAGCGAGCGGATGGTCGCGTTGCTGCTGCCGGTGCGCGGTGCGCCGTCGATCGTCTGCCCGCGGTTCGAGGAAGGGACGTTGCGCGCGGACCTGACGATCGATGCCGACCTGCGGCTTTGGGAGGAGGACGAGGACCCCGCGGCGCTGGTCGCCGATGCGTTGCCGCGCGGGGCCAAGGTGGCGATCGATCCGCTGTTCCCCTTTGCCTGGGGCGAGAAGCTGCGGCGGCTGGGGCTGGACGCGATCAATGGCGCGGCGGCGATCGACGGATGCCGGATGGTCAAATCGGCGGCCGAGCTCGCGCTGCTCGCCGAGGCGAAGGCGATGACGCTGGAGGTGCAGGCCCGTGCCGCGCGCATCCTGCGTCCCGGTATCGCGGCGGGCGAGGTGGTGCGCTTCATCGACGCGGCGCATCGCGCGATCACCGGCGGTACGGGCAGCTATTTCTGCATCGTCCAGTTCGGCCGCGCGACCGCCTTTCCGCACGGGCTGCCCGGAGAGCAATATCTGGAAGACGACCAACTGGTGCTGATCGACACCGGCACCACCGTCGGCGGCTATCATTCCGACATCACGCGCACCTATGCGTTCGGCGCCGTCGGCGCCGAGGTCGAGGACATCTGGCATCTGGAAAAGGCGGCGCAGGCGGCGGCGTTCGCGGCGGCGGCGCCGGGCGTGTCGTGCGAGGCGGTCGATGCGGCGGCGCGCGGCGTCATCGCGGCGGCGGGGCTGGGGCCGGACTATCGCCTGCCCGGCCTGCCGCACCGCACCGGGCACGGCATCGGCATGTCGATCCACGAGCCAGCCTATCTGGTTCGTGGCGACACCACGCCGCTGGCGCCGGGGATGTGCTTTTCGAACGAGCCGATGATCGTCGTGCCGGAGCGTTTCGGCGTGCGGTTGGAGGACCATTTCCACGTGACCGACGATGGCGCGGCGTGGTTCACCGAGCCGCAGGTGTCGTTGATGCAGCCTTTCGGGTGA